A genomic segment from Dermacentor silvarum isolate Dsil-2018 chromosome 11, BIME_Dsil_1.4, whole genome shotgun sequence encodes:
- the LOC125941326 gene encoding uncharacterized protein LOC125941326, which produces MSARFTSATAIDFTELLSTSALRRLRALCLPPCGMRQNCAVSRLAVTIGDIEDLDIRLNVGGRHQTCDSCSKQLLIQTAYASVFRVKTGHGRLTLCNVPNLASLDFLRNCHVAHLRYVDIDDKPRFDYMSLAKALCADVHVSLRSLVVKFGNIDFYDANFTTSLCTAVFLERLCLLSDTRLPPRFAEEMIKDGHPTTVHFLPAHSLRGRSGQRGPPDVDSRARRLGWQVATGTSYRRETLHHVLHPDVHRTLKTASPGTVDQAADVDAKVGRRTSGSVLNSPAK; this is translated from the exons ATGTCGGCTCGTTTCACTTCGGCGACGGCCATCGACTTCACCGAGCTGCTGTCCACTTCCgctctgcggcggctgcgcgcgctgTGCTTGCCGCCCTGCGGTATGCGGCAGAACTGCGCCGTGAGCCGGCTGGCCGTCACCATTGGCGATATCGAGGACCTGGACATCCGCCTTAACGTGGGCGGTCGCCACCAAACCTGCGATTCCTGCAGCAAGCAGCTGCTCATCCAAACTGCGTACGCGAGTGTGTTTCGCGTCAAGACGGGGCATGGCCGTCTCACTCTCTGCAACGTACCGAACTTGGCCTCGCTGGACTTCCTCCGGAACTGCCACGTTGCCCATCTCCGGTACGTCGACATCGACGACAAACCGCGCTTCGATTACATGTCGCTCGCAAAAGCCCTGTGCGCCGACGTTCACGTCTCCCTCCGCTCTCTAGTAGTCAAGTTCGGAAACATCGATTTCTACGACGCGAACTTCACG ACTTCCCTGTGCACTGCGGTCTTTCTGGAGCGTCTGTGCCTGCTGTCCGACACTCGGCTGCCGCCGCGCTTCGCCGAGGAGATGATCAAGGATGGCCATCCAACTACCGTCCATTTCCTACCTGCACATTCACTACGTGGACGAAGTGGGCAAAGAGGCCCGCCTGACGTGGATTCGCGTGCTCGACGACTCGGCTGGCAAGTCGCAACGGGAACAAGTTATCGCCGGGAAACCCTGCATCATGTGCTCCACCCAGACGTTCATCGCACTCTCAAAACCGCGTCGCCGGGAACTGTAGACCAAGCAGCGGACGTAGACGCCAAAGTTGGCCGCAGGACCAGTGGCTCAGTCCTGAACTCCCCCGCCAAGTGA